The Setaria viridis chromosome 2, Setaria_viridis_v4.0, whole genome shotgun sequence DNA window AATAGAAAACTGACGGAAACAAATATTGCTACTGCAGGAAGATGTCTTGTGCTAGTGTGGTACTGCAACTGTAGACCAAATATATGTTCTTCAGTGGACAAATGGAGCAACAGTGGTACTGGGTTTGGCATATATTTGGTGGGAGGACATGGAGAAAAGCTGTGTATCATTGTGCATTTCTAGTTTTCAGCCTTAGAAGGGGATGCATGTTTAAAGCATTTCACAATGTAAGAAAACAGTTTAAAATCCAATAATACAAATTTCAAGCAAATTCACACAAGATGCAGAATTGTACAGGTGATTCAGAACAAGTTGCACACCTAAATAATTTTATAACACAGCGGTGCACATACAAATAATCCATAGGTTGATCAACATATTCAAAGCAAATGACTAGTTGTATATACCTCCTGAACAGATAGCCAAGCCCCTTGGTTCTAACATGGACTTTACTCTTTAAGTATTTCTAAATATGATCTGATTTGACTAGCTATGTTACAGACAACAATAGCCGCATGGAAaacatttagtttttttttttctaaatatggTTTGCTTGTCTGAACAAAAACATGAGTTTAGAAACTGTTGACCTACAATTAATCTTGTAGAATGAAAACTGGTCTTACAAAAATAATATCATTGGATTTGTGTTTAAAAGTATTTTCATATGGCTATGATTTTGTGGCTAAAAACATTATAGTATAGAAGATATTAAGAGTCAAATGTTAGTATGGGAGACCGTGCCAAGTTTGACCGCACCTTATattttgggatagagggagtaaaATTGATCTTTAGTATTACCAGATAAAATGGCAAGTACTTTGGCGAATTTCCAAACATCATTGAGTGCGTGGGAGTTTAACATCTATTTCTTTGTGATTCACTCACTCCCTAATTTGGCCAAATTGGTTTAGATGCAGCAAGCTTTTAGTAATATGAAGCATTCTTAGTGACAAGGCCAAGTTTTTGCATCCCCAATTCAAACCATACAATGCAGTAGTTAACAGGGATTAAATGATGCATAACAGAAAGAAATTGGTTTGGACCAACCTGCTATGGATATCATTATAGTTCTGCAAAGGACGGTTCTGTATCAACGGTGGCATGGAAGGTCGTTCCGCATTGCTTCCAATGAGATCTATATTCATTGGCTTCCCATCAAGTAGAACACCATTGTATTTCTTGATAGCATCCAAAGCATCCACTTTCCTTGCAAAGACAACTTCCGCAGTTCCCTAACAAAATAAATGTTTCATAAATGATACAAGTCCACAATAAGGAGATGCTAATAGTAGTGAAAGAGATAGTACAGTCAACATTCAACAAGCAACCTTGGATATCCCATCTTTGTCATAGTTCATCGAATAACGTTTGAGCTCACCAACCTCCGAGAACAGTTCCTGATGAAACAGAACGACACAATTAATCAGCTGCAATTACGTCAGTTGAGATTATGTGctcatagaaaaaaaaatccaagattAGGTATTGCTCCCTCCATTATGCAAACTTGAGCAATCAATTTTTTATCACAGGATAACAATGAATTTGCAGAAATTACATTAGTATGATATTAAAAAGTATAAGTATGATGAACGTATAAGTGCTATTTTCATGCAACTGATGTAAGCATTTAGAATGTTTAATATATTATTGCTCAACGACCAGAAAGACCCTAAGATCTCTAACAGGGAACAGCAAGTTCTTAGATCAATGTTATGAACACTATTAAATTTACTTGCATATTGTGAACACTAGAATCATTGaacttggtcacataactatgGACTACTATGTttgtttcaaaaagaaaaaggaattatgTAATGCTAGGTGCCAAAACTTGGTATGCCAGGAACCTTTCACCCATGGATCAATTCCATCATATAACCATTAAGGTTATGTTTTTAAAGAAGCCAAGGCAAATAAGTCTGGTATCATATACATGATTCATGTATTGCCAGCAATCATGATAGTAAGAATCTTATATGCGGAAGAATGGCATCCATAGGTCTGTATGACCACAAAAATTGTCAACTCTGTTCTTCAAACAAAGGCTCAGAAACCTTTGGATGCAAAATGTTTCTTGCTAAGTATTTACCAAAATAAGAATTCCAGTAAAATTACCCAGTAGACCTCACCTTGAGATCTTCATACAAGCATACTCAAAGGGAACAGACAGGCATGAGCCATACAACCACCCAACCAAGAGTTAAGAGCTTTATGTACCAGAATACAATaggaaagaaaatgagaaaattcATTTCAGATTCCTCTCTACTCTCCCGCACGGCTGCACATGttttccttcatcttcaccCATTCCCCAACCCCAAAGTCAACGCACTTTATATGGAACAAGCCAACCCAATTGAAAAAGTTTCATCTAGCATCACCAAAACCACAGGAAATTAAAATTAGCACAGTGCCATCATTCCATTGACTGAATGACACCAGAGATTCAAAACAAAAGCATTACAACAGACAGTTATATAAGACAAACAATCAAACAGAATTTGGAACTGACAGGAATTAGTACGGCTAGATTTGTTCACAAGAAAGTACAGCATCTCTGAATTCACTTAATTACAAAAACAGGGAGCATGTCCTTCAAATAGCACAAATAAGACTGAACCAATTGCCGACTTGCTCAGTATTCAGTTAATTGCCGAGCAACAGGAGAAAAACGGTTAGCACCTGGACATCCTCGACGGTGACGCCGGCGTCAAGGTTGGAGATGTGCAGCTTCGTCCCCGTCTCGAGCGACCtcgcggtggctggcggcggtggcggcgcgaccgcggccatggcggcgatgtGCTCGGAGTAGACCCCGTAGGGcgactcggcggcggcgcggtgggccTGGGCGGGCACGgaccgccggcagcggcggcggcgttagGGTTTTCAGGCGGAGGTGaacccggggggggggggggggggggggggcagggagGGCGCGGGGCGCAACGCGGCGTACcttggtggcggccggcgggtaGGGCGCCgcgcgggtggccggcggcacgcggcgggcgggcCCCGACGAGGAGGCGTGGTTGGACTTGGGCTTGGATTTGGACTGCTTGATGAGGTCGTCCAGGGACATGTCCAGGCCGCTCGACATGGTCCCCGGCGGCTGGGAGGGAACCGGCcctgcggcggcgggacggcggcgacgtcgctgtgctgctgcggcggctgcggcggcggctgatgTGTCgtgtgagtttttttttttgagagtgATGTGCCGTGTGAGCTGCGGGCGAGTGCGGGTGCggcacgagcacgagcacgagcacgagctCCGTTTCTGGCTATtcgtattttttttaaagatgcTATTCCGATTTTGGAGTGAACGGGGTTTGTCGTTTGCTCACGTGCCATTTCAAAACCACACTAAATACTATCCATTTTTTGTCAAACTTTTAGATGTTATAATTTCACAGAATCCTTGCATAATTTTTATTAGGGACAAAAACGAACAGTTGCTATTTGGACTTTGTTGTAACCTAGAGTACAGTTCATTCGTTTCGTGTAATCCTAGAAGTGGTTTCATTGGTGTGTCATCAAACATATACACACGAGCGGCGTTTTAGAAAAAAACGATTTTCCATATAagaataaattttgctattaTACTGTTACTGCAATTGTAGTTATCTACTCTTAGGCTATTTCTATCCATTATATTATTTTATGTTAGTCAGAAATATTATGAGAGAAATGATAGAACTCTTACAATGCAACAGTGTCAAGATGTTATTTTTTAAGAAGCACAAGTCAAGAATTAGTGCCTAAATCACGTCTATGACAATAGGTCCAAAACATGTGTGCAGATTTCAAAAGTTGGTCTATGATGAGGACATCTCTTTCATGTATACAACCATGCCTATTGCATAGCAAAGATCAATAACTCGTGCTCGAGCACGACAACTCAACTATAAGATAAAGTTGTTTCCTCCTGTCTAACAAGTTCTTTTTCAAATGGAGTACTACTAAAACCTTATGATAATTTCCTTATGCTTAGGAACATGGGAGAAGAACCATATGGGTGCAAGAGTAACCAAGATAACCATCAAGTGGATGCTATTGTAAACAAGAGAAACAGACCAAATGTTCGAACCGCACGTTTGAACATCCAAGCAGCATCAAGTTGATTTGATCATAACTCTTCACTCCGAATGATGCTGAAGGTTCATGAGTATTTGGTGGAAAAATCCCAATCTCTACTTTCAGAGGGATCCAACCTCGTCGCTAAATTCCCTAAGCTGGTTAGAATCGACAGAGAAAACGTTCATACCTCTAGTCATGGGCTAAGATCCTTGTATCAAGTTAAGCCCACCAGGAACCATTCTAAGTTAGGGTTTACACCCTCTCACACCTTTTTGGTTGTTCCCCATGTATAAATATGTGTAGCGGGTCCACGAAGAAAGGGTTTTTTGTTTTGATGCAAGGTAGCTTCAAATACTTCCATGTAAACGTCGATCAACAAATTGCACACAACATCGATTCTCCACCATGCAAATTGAGTTATCCCCACTCTCATCAAAAGATTGGGATTAGCCCCCGCCATATCAATTCATGTGCCCAAGTTGTATCTTTATGGAGATACCGCTTTCATCTCCGTGTTTTTAAATTATTTGCCATGTCACGAAATTATATTCTATGTGGCACCCAATTAATGACTAGGACACTTATCCATTGGGACTAGACTTATTTGATATACTGGGTGACCGCAGTTTAATGGGATAGAGTGACAAGTTACTTGCAAAAGCAAAGAAATGAGCAAGATGAAAACAACATGCAATGAAAAAACAAAtgtataaataaataaatatgcaAAGTATTAGCGGAAGGTCGTGGGCCCCGCATGCAATGTCTTCCTCGTCCCCTTCCTCTCGATCGATCTCTGACGATGATCACGCGCCCCTGCATTCTGTTTCGGCCTCGCACCCGCGCGAGTACGTGTTGGCGATGGCGCCGGGGCGGAAGAGCGCGTGGTTCTTGCCGGGCACGCCGTCGGCGCCCA harbors:
- the LOC117846493 gene encoding THO complex subunit 4B codes for the protein MSSGLDMSLDDLIKQSKSKPKSNHASSSGPARRVPPATRAAPYPPAATKAHRAAAESPYGVYSEHIAAMAAVAPPPPPATARSLETGTKLHISNLDAGVTVEDVQELFSEVGELKRYSMNYDKDGISKGTAEVVFARKVDALDAIKKYNGVLLDGKPMNIDLIGSNAERPSMPPLIQNRPLQNYNDIHSSVPQNQRGGQRKAPQGNGRGGGSIQNSGGRGQGKGRGQDRNRTPLSAADLDAELDNYHASAVKEK